The region GCGCGCCGAGGCAGCCCCCCGCCCCAACACCGGCCGCACCGGCGCCGGCCGCTCGGGCTACCTCCTCACCGGCCTGGTCGAGTGCATGGCCTGCGGCCACAGCATGGTCGGCTCGGTCGTCGGCGGCTACCGCATGTACGCCTGCGCCTCGACCCGCAACCAGCCGCCCGAGGCATGCGCCCGCTCGATCGGCGCGACCTCCTTCGAACGGCACGTCCAGCAGGACGCGATCCGCATCCTCCAGGAATGGGACGTGGCCCGCGTGGCCTCCCTCCCGATGGTCGGCAACCGCCGCCCGGACACCCGTTCCCCGTACGACCCCGAACACGCCGCCTTCGGCGACATCCACGGCGGAGTGGTGGTCCGCTCGGCCTCCGCGATCGACGGCATAGTCACCGGCCCGGACGCCGGCCAGGACTGGCCCCGCGTACCGCTCCGGCGCCGCGCTGAGGTGCTGCGGTTCCTGTACACGGTGATCCGCGTCGGGCCGAAGACGACGAGCCGGGGAGTGTTCGACCCGGGGCGGATCGCTTTGGTGCCGCATCCGCTGTAGGACGGGGCGGGGCAGTTGGCGGCGGCTGGGACTGGCGGCTTGGTGCCCGTTCTTGGTCGGTGGTGGTCGGGCGCTCAGGTCTTGATCATCGGCGGCGGGGCGGGCGGCAGCGCGGCAGGGCGGCAGGCTGGTTACCGGCGGCTGTTGCCAGTTGCTGATTGTCGGCCGCTGGTGCCGGCGCTGGTTGCCGGTAGTCGCGCGCGGGCATCGCATCACCGGCGGCTGAGCGCCGGCCCATGATCTCCGGGGGCCGGGTGGCGCGCGGGGGTCGTCACCCTGCCCCCGGGTGCTTGGTGCGCCAGGTGCTCTTCTTCGCCTGGTTGCCGCAGCGGTCCATCGAGCACCAGCGGCGGGTGCCGGGGCGGGATGTGTCCAGGAACCAGGCGCCGCAGTTCGGCCCGGCGCAGTCGCGCACGCGGGGCAGCAGTGGCGAGGTCGCCAGATCCACGGCGTCGCGGGCGATGGTCGACAGGAGCGCGGCGACGGGATCGGCCGCGGTGTGGGTCAGGGCGCCGTGTTCGTCCAGGAGCGGGTGCGGGGGCGGCGCCGAGGCCGCCTTGTTCAGCAAGCTTCGGGCTTCGGGCGGGCAATCGGCTGGGCTCGTGGCACGGGCTGCCTTCAGAAGCGCGTAGACGGCTTCGCGGGTCTGGCGCGCGAGGCGCAGTGTGGCGGGCGGCGGCGCGGTGATTGCGATGTCCGCGTCAAAAGGGCCGAGAAGCCGAATCCAGGCGACCAGATCCTCGGGCGTCGCGAGTTCCTCGACCGCGCCCTCGGTTCCACGCCATCTCAGGGTGCGGATGAAGTCCAGGCTCAGCCTGCCGGAACCTGTGCGGAACTCTGACATGCCCCCCAGCGTACCCCGATCGGAACCAGTTTGACTGGTGTACATTGACGGAACCCTTTAAACCGGTTCCCGCGAGGTGACTCTTGTCCGCACTCGTCGCACCAGTACCAGCACCCGACCCCGACTCCGCCCCCGCCCTGAAACCGGCCCTGAGCCGGCCGCTGACCCTGCTGCTGTCGCTCGCGTGCGGCGTCGCCGTCGCGAACATCTACTTCCCGCAGGCCATCAGTCCACTGATAGCCACCGGCCTGAACACGAGTAAGAGCTCCGCCGCGCTCGTCACCACCTGCTCCCAATTCGGCTACGCGGCCGGCATCTTCCTGCTCGTCCCGCTCGGCGACCGCCTGCGCCACCGCCGCCTGGTCACCACGTTGCTGCTGCTCACCGCCGTCGCGCTGGTGCTCGCCGGAACCGCGGCCACGCTGCCGGTCCTGGCCGTGGCCAGCACCCTGATAGGTCTGACCACCGTCGTCCCGCAGATCCTGATCCCCATGGCCGCCGGCCTCGCCGAGCCCGAACGCCGGGGCGAGGTGACCGGGACCCTGCTGTCCGGGCTGATCGGCGGAATCCTTTTGGCCCGCACGTTTTCCGGCACCCTCGGCCAGTGGCTCGGCTGGCGCGCGCCGTATCTGTTGGCGGCCGCCGCAGTGTTGGCGCTGGCGATGGCGATGGCCGCGTTCCTGCCGACGACGACGCCCAGCACCGCCGAGCGCTACCCCAAGCTCCTGGCCGCGGCGGTGCGCCTGATGAGAACCGAACCGCTGCTCCGGCGCTCGTGCCAGTACCAGGTCCTGGTGTTCGCGGCGTTCAGCGCGGCCTGGACCGCGCTGGCGCTGCACGTCACCGGCCCCGAGTACCGCCTCGGCACGCCTGCGGTCGGCGTGCTGGCGCTGGTCGGTGCCGGAAGCATGCTGGCGACGCCGCGCGCCGGCCGTGCCACCGACCGGTGGGGGCCGGACGCGGTGAATCTCCGTTGCCTGCTCGGGGTTCTGGCCGCCGCGGCCGTGTTGTTGCTCGGTGCCCTCGGCGGAGTGCTCGGGCTTGCCGGTCTGGCCGTCGGCATGCTCGCGCTCGATGTCGCGATGCAGTCCGGCCAGGTCGCGAACCAGGCGCGCATCTTCGCGCTGCGGCCCCGAGAGCGTGCGCGCCTGAACACCGCGTATATGACCTGCGCCTTCCTCGGCGGCAGTGCGGGGTCGTGGCTCGGGGTGCGGGCGTATTCGTCCTTCGGATGGCAGGGGGTCTGCGGGATCGTCGCCGTCCTGGGCGGTCTCGCGCTGGCGCTGTGTTTGGCGCGCCGAAGGGGCTGATGCTCAGACGCCGTCGGCCGCGCCGCCGTTCGGCGCCGGGCAGCCGTGCGCCTCCGACCCCATGTCGATCACCGGCACCGGGTTCAGCCCGAGATGCGCCGCTATCCGCGTCAGCAGCGCGTCCTGCGCCGCCAGATGCTCCTGCAACTGCGCGGCCTCGTGCAGGGTGGCGCTGGCGTCGTGGTACGTCGCCTCGCTGCGCGCGTCGGCGGCGGCAGCCTGCACGTTCTGCCCGACCATGATCACCGACAGCAGCACCAGCTGCAGGAAGGTCTGCGCGACCCACGCCACGATCGTCGAGGCGCCGCCGCGGATGGCCGAGGGCAGGCTGATCATGTCGAAGGCGGCGAACAGGTACGCGCACCACATCGAGCCCACGGCCTTGGTGATGAGCAGCGCGGCCCGGGTGTTGAACCGGGTGAACGCGTTGTCGGTGCGGTGCTGGTCGGCGACCTTCACCGGGCCGTTGGCGTGCCGCGCGGTGATGTGCGGGTGCGGGATGTGCTCGTAGTGCAGGTGCTTGGCGCGGTCCAGCGGGTTCGTCGGGCTCATCGGGCTCGGGCTCTCCTGTCGGCAGGGGGCGACGCCCGACGGGGACGGCGCCGTTCGTCGGCGCCGCGCACCGGCGAGCGGGATCAGTTCACGCAGGTGATCCCGTTGTCCATGGCGATGCCGGAGGAGTCCGCCGGATCCTGGGTGCCGGAAGGATCAGGGTTCGCAGGATCCGCCGGGCCCGATCCGGCCGTGTCGCTCGGTGCCGGGGGCTGGGGGCCACCGGGCGGAGTGTAGTCGGCCCCCAGTCTGATCAGCACATGGCCGGCCGCGGTGCGGGCCGAGGGCGCCGGCACGGCCTGCAGGCCGAGGGCGGCCGCGAGTTGTCCGGCGGCCTTCGCGGCGCCCCTGCCGTACACAATCGTGCTGTGGCTTTGCGCGGCCGCGCCGCTGGTCTTGTCCACCGGCCAGCCGGACGCGGCCAGCCAGTCCCCGACCGAGGTGGCCAGGCCGCTCCTGGCGGTCGCGTTGTAGAGGTCGACGACGGTGTGGGTGTCCGTGGGCGCGATCGCGGCCGGGCGCATGCCGGTGCCCGCGCCGCGGGCGGCCGGCAGCGGCGGCAGGGCCGGGGTGCCGCCGGCGAGCTGCGGCGAACCGGCCGGCAGGCCCGCCCCGCCCTGCTGCTCCGGCAGCACCGAACGGCCCTGCCCGAGCCCGGCGCTCCCCTCGGTCAGGGACTGCGGCCCGAGCGCGGAGCCCGGATCCCCGTTGTTCTCAGCGTTCTGCGCCATCTCGTCGGCGAACTCCTTGGCGTCGCCGAACCCGGTCATCACGATCTGCCGGATCTGCAACGGGTCCACCGTGTTGACCGAGCCGTCGCCGGGCAGCACCGGCTGCCCGGTGATCGGCAGCTCCCGGAAGTCGGCGTCGCCGTCGGTCAGGTTCTGCGCCCGGGCGGCGAAGTCCAGCACGTCCCAGGAGTCGTCGATGACCACGTCCTTCTTCACCACGTCGAACAGCGCCTGCATCTTGCCCAGGTCGCCGATCACGCCCTCGGACTTCAGCTTGTGCATCACCGAGGCCAGGAACGCCTGCTGGCGCCGGTTGCGGTCGAAGTCGCCGCGCAGCAGGTGGAAGCGCTGGCGCACGAACTGCAGCGCGGTCGGCGCGTCCAGCAGCGAGTGGCCGGCCGGCAGCTTCAGCCCGGTGCCGGCGCCGTCCTCGATCGGGTCGTCCACCGGGTGGTTCAGGCAGACCTCGATCGGGCCCACGGCCTGGGCCACGTCGTAGAAGCCCAGCAGGTTGATCTCGGCCAGGTGGTCCACGTGCTCGCCGGTGAGCAGCTGCACGGCCCGGATCGTGGACTCCCGGCCCACCTCGCGGCTGATCTTCTCGATCTGGGCCTGGTCGGTCATGCCGGAGGCCTTCAGCCGGTCCACCGCGATCTGCTTGGCCCGGCCGTACGCCTCCTTGATCTTGTGCATGCCCAGGTCCGGGATGTCGCCGACGGCCGAGGTGCCGCCGGGCTCCTCGACGTAGTCGTCCCGGGCGATGGAGAACGCGGTCACCCGGCCGCCGTCCGCCGGGATGTGCATGAAGATCAGGACGTTGGCGTTGTAGCCGCCGATGTCGGAGGAGCCGGCGTGCAGTTCCTGCTCGACGAAGTCGGTCGGCAGGTCGTTGCCGTTCATGTCCTTGCGCGAGTCCAGGCCGATCAGCAGCAGGTTGACCGAGCCGTCCAGGTGCGGGGCGACGTAGCCCTTCTCGCCGGAGCGGATCTGGTTGATCGCGTCGGAGGTGTACAGGCCGGAGGTCAGATTGTGGTACGCGGCCCAGGTCGCGGCACTGGCCAGGAGGATCGCGGCCGAGGCGGTGCAGGCCAGGGTGCGGGCCGCGACCGTGAGGCGGCGCCGGCGCGGCGAGGGGGGCTGGCGCCGCTCGGGACGCTCCCGGCGCTCGCCGTGGCCGGACCATGGCTGGCCGGGTCGGCCTGGCTGACCGGGCCGACCGGTCGCGCGCGGCGGCTGCTGCGGCCGCGGGCTCCAGTAGCGCAGGTCGTCCTGCGGACGCGAGCCCGGCGCGCGCGGGGACAGGTCGTACGGCGGCTGCGGCCTCGGCCGCCGCGGCTGATTTCGGTCAGGTGGCTGATTTCGGTCAGGCGGCGGAGTGCGGTCAGGCACGGGCCGACCTCCGGCGGGCGACCCGGCGTAACAGCGCGACGGCCACGGTGGCCGCCAGCGTCACCGCCATCGGCGGGAAGGCGTCGATCATGCCGTGCGCCACGGCGACCGCCTGCCTGCTGCCCGATCCGGACACGTCGAAGAGCTCGCGGCCCACGCACATCGCCCAGATCGCCATCGGTGCCAGCGGCAGCACCCACCACAGCCCGGCCGGCCGCACCCGCAGCGCCGCCAGCGAGGCGGCCCCCGCGCACAGGACCGCGAACACCACGCCGCCGAAGAACATCCCGATCGCCGGCGCGAGCACGAGCAGCACCGTGACGCGACCGGCCGTGACCGGCTGCGATCGGCCGCGTCTGGCGGGCGCCCGGTGTCCTGTGCCGGAGGTGCCGTGAGTGCCGGGGCTGTGAGGCATGTGGCACATCCTCACATCTTGGGCGTCAGTGGTGGGATAAGACCGGGAAGTGTCTGATGCCGCACTCATCAGCTGATCGGACGATTGGTCCCCGGGGTCGACTTAGGTCCCCTGCGAAGACAGGTGATAGCACCCCTGATTCCGCGCACGCTCCGCGCGAGTCTGGATCACATGACAGTTATGGAAGACGCGCTGCGTCTGGAATCAGTGAGCAAGACGTTCGGCGGCCAGGTGAAGGTCGCCGCATTGGACCAGGTCAGCCTCGGTCTGCCCTACGGCACCTTCACGGCCGTCATGGGTCCCTCCGGCTCGGGCAAGAGCACCCTGCTCAACTGCGCCTCCGGTCTGGAGCGCCCGGATTCCGGCCGGATCCTGATCGGCGGCCAGGACCTGGACACCTCCGACGAGACCGCCGCCACGCGCTTCCGGCGCGGCCGCATCGGCTTCGTGTTCCAGGCGTTCAACCTGCTGCCGACGCTGACCGTCTGGCAGAACGTGCTGCTGCCGGCGCGGATCGCCGGGACCCCGATGACCAAGGCGGACCGGGAGCGCGCCCGCGCCCTGCTGGAGCGGATCGGCCTCGGCGACCGGCTGGACCACCGTCCGGCCGAGCTGTCCGGCGGCCAGCAGCAGCGGGTCGCGATCGCCCGGGCCGTCGTGAACCGGCCCGCGCTGCTGTTCGCCGACGAGCCGACCGGCGCGCTGGACTCGGCCCGCGCCGCCGAGGTGCTGATGCTGCTCGGCGAGTCGGTGCGGGAGTTCGGGCAGACCGTGGTGATGGTGACGCACGACCCGGTCGCCGCTGCCTACGCCGACCGCGTGCTGTTCCTGGCCGACGGCCGGATCGTGGACGAGATGCGCGCGCCGCAGGCCGCCGGGGTGGCGGCGCGGATGGCCGCGTTCCGTCCCTCCGGCGCCGGGCAAGGCGCCGGCCAGGGCGTTGGGCAGGGCGTCGGGCAGGGCGCGGGCTCCGCGCGCCGCTACACCGGATCGGCGGCCTGACATGCGTACCGTGAGCCTGAGCAACCTGCGGCACCGCCGCGCGGCCTACCTCGCCTCCTTCCTGAACCTGTTCCTCGGCGGCGCGATCCTCACCGGCTTCGCCTCCCTGTACGAGACCGGCAGCACCCCGGGCCTGGCCAAGGCCGACCGCTCGGCGCTGCAGACGATGGCCCTGGTCATCGGCGGCTGGGGCGCCCTGATCATCGCCTTCGGCACCGCCGCGACGCTGAGCCTGGCGGTCCAGCAGCGGGAGAAGGAGATCGCGCTGCTCAAGGCGGCCGGCGCGCTGCCCCGGCAGATCCGCCGCATGATCATGACCGAGACCGCGGTGCTGCTGGCGGCGGCCGCGATCCCGGCGGTGCCGGCCGGCATGGCCGTCGGCCACACCGTCCTGGCCACGCTGAAGTCCACGCACCAGGTCTCGGACGGAGTCGGCCTGAAGTTCGGCGCCACGACCCTGGCGATCGGCCTCGGCGACATCGCGCTGGCCGCCCTGGTGGCCGCGATCGTGGCCGGGCGCCGCGCCGCGAATCAGAGCACGGCGACCGCGCTGGTCTCCGCCGCGACCGAGGACACCGGGATGTCGCGCAAGCGCAAGATCGCGGGGATCGTGTTCATCGCGCTCGGCCTGGACGCCGGGGTGATGAGCGCGACCCTGATGAAGAACCAGGGCTACGCCACCATGTCCACCGCCGGCCAGGCCTGCATCCTCACCGGTATCGGGCTGGCGCTGCTGGCCCCGGCCCTGATCCGGGCCGCCGTCGCGGTCCTGGGCCCGCTGATGCGCCGCGGCGGCGGCTACCTGGCCGAGGCCGAACTGCGCCGGCACTCCCGGCAGGCCGCGGGCGTCCTGATGCCGGTGATCCTGTTCGTCGCGCTGGCCAACGGCGCGCTGTACCAGCAGTTCATCCAGGACGACGCCAACCGCGCGCAGCACATCGCGATGTCCGCCGACGACAAGGGCGTGCAGACTCTCAGCTTCCTGGTGGTCGGCATGATCGCGCTGTTCGCGGCGGTGGTCGTGGCGAACATCGCGGTGGCCACGACGCTGCACCGCCGCCGGGAGTTCGGGCAGCGGCGCCTGATCGGCGACACGCCGGGGGAGGTGCGGCGCTCGCTGGGCTGGGAGACGTGCGCGATCCTGATCGCCGGCCTGGTCTTCGGCACGCTGGCGGCGCTGGCCGGGGTCATCCCGTTCAGCTACGCCAAGACCGGCCACCTGATGCCGCAGCAGAGCCTGTGGGTGTTCTTCGCGGTGGCCGTGAGCGTCACGGTGCTGACTCTGGCCGCGAGTCTGGGTGCGGCCCGGCGGGTGCTGAACGTGCCCGCGCTCGCCGCGATGGGCGGGTAGGGCCCGATAATGGCGACGCACGAAGGGACGACTGGGATGACGGGGATGGTCGGGCTGTCGCGGGTGGCCGGAGGTGGAGCCGGCGCCTGGCGCCAGCGTGCCTGGCCGACCGCCGTGGCGGCCGGCCGGGGCCTGGTGCTCGCCCCGGTGTCGCTGCTGGCGGGGATCCCGCTGCTGGTGGCGGCGGCGCTGACGCTGGGCCTGATGCCGATCGGCGGCGGCGTGCTGGTGCCGCCGGTGATGCGCGCGGTGCGGGGCCTGGCGAACTGGGAGCGGCGGATCGCCGCGCGCTGGAGCGGCGTCGAGATCCAGGCGCCCTACCTGCCCCGGGCCGGCCGCGGCCGGCTGCGCTGGCTGCTCGGCGACCCGGCGACCTGGCGCGACCTGCTGTGGATGATCACGAACATCCCGGTCGGTATGGCGCTGGGGCTGCTGCCGCTGACGCTCGTCGGCTATTGCGTGGTCGGCTTGATCTCGATCCCGGGGCTCGCGCTGAGCGATGACCTCTTCTGGTGGTTCGGCCTGGGCTTCGGCCTCCCGGCGCTGGTGCTGGCGCCGTTCGCGGGCCCGGCGCTGATCCGGGCGCAGGCGCTGTGGGCCCGCCGGCTGCTGGCGCCGACCGATGTCGGCGAGCGGATCAGCACCCTGACCGTGACCCGCGAGCGGGTCAGCGACGACGCCGAGGCCGAGATGCGCCGCATCGAGCGCGACCTGCACGACGGGGCCCAGGCCCGGATGGCGGCGGTCGGGCTGAGCCTGGGCATGGCCGAGGACCTGATCCGCGAGAACCCCGACGAGGCGATCGCGCTGCTGGCCGAGGCCCGCGAGCACAGCGGTGCCGCGCTGGCCGAGCTGCGCTCGCTGGTCCGCGGGATCCTGCCGCCGGTGCTGGCCGAGCGCGGCCTGGGGGACGCGCTGCGGGCCCTGGCCTACGCCTCGCCGATCCCGGTGGAGGTGCGCTGCGAGCTGTATCCGACAGAGCGGCTGCCGGCCCCTCGCGAGTCGGCTCTGTACTTCGGGATCGCCGAGGCGCTGGCGAACGTGTTGAAGCACAGCGGCGCGCCGCGCGCCCGCATCGACGTGTTCCGCCGCGAGGACCGCGTGGTCGCCGAGGTGTGGGACGAGGGCTCCGGGGGCGCGGACGTGGACGGCGGGCTGGGGCTGGCCGGCGTGCGGCGGCGGCTGGCGGCGTTCGACGGGGGCCTGGCCGTGGACAGCCCGGTCGGCGGGCCGACCACGGTGCGGCTGGAGGTGCCGTGCGAGTGAGGGCTGTGTGAGTGAGGGACGTCGAATGCGCGTAGTGCTGGCCGAGGACCAAGCCCTCCTGCGGGACGGCCTGGTCCGGCTGCTTTCCGCCCACGGCTTCGAGGTCGTCGCGGCCGTCGAGACCGGCCCGGACCTGGTCGACGCGCTGGTCGCGGAGCGGCCGGACGTGGCCGTGGCCGACATCCGGCTGCCGCCGACGTATCGGAACGAGGGCCTGGCCGCCGCCCTGGAGGCGCGCCGCCGGCTGCCGGGTCTTCCGGTGCTGATCCTGTCGCAGCACGTCGAGCCGCTGTACGCCCGCGAGCTCCTGTCCGACAGTGCCGGGGCCATCGGGTATCTGCTGAAGGACCGCGTTTCGAACGTGCGTTCGTTCCTGGACGCGGTGCGGACCGTCGCCGGCGGCGGCACCACCATGGACCCCGAGGTCGTGGCCAAGATGCTGGCCCGCCGCTCCCGCGACGAGCGGCTCGGCGCGCTCACGCCGCGCGAGCGCGAAGTGCTGGCCGCGATGGCCGAAGGGCACGCCAACGCCGGTATCGCGGCGCGGTTGGTGATCACCGAGAAGGCGGTCAGCAACCACATCAACACCATCTTCGCCAAGCTCGGGCTGCTGCCGGATCTGGACGGCAACCGCCGGGTGCTGGCCGTGCTGGCCTTCCTCGACGCGGCCTGAATCCTCCCCGGGACCGTTCGGAGGGGATGTCCCGTGCAGCTTCATGTGCAGGCGGAACGGGACTCTTACCGGCCACCGTGCTTCAAGCCGGTTCCGAAGTCGCGGGTTTTTCCTCTCCCTGGGCTATGTTTGGGCACGTCGAATGCATGACAATGGGCCCGGCGCCGCAGATCGAGTTTGGATCCGGTGGAACGGGTAGCGGTGTTCGCGGTTGCCGACGGATCGGACGCGAGGAAGGGGTGGCGATGACCGACGGTCAGCGTCCGCTGCCGCTCCCGCTGATGTCGAGCACGAACAGGTCGGCGACGCCGGCCAGCTGGAGCACCCGGAGCACCGCCTCCGAGGGCGCGGCCAGCGTCAGCCGCGCGTCCGAGGCGCCGGCCTTGTGCTGGGCGCGGATCAGCGTGCGCAGGCCCATGGAGTCCAGGAACGCCACCCGCGAGCAGTCCACGACGACGTGCGCCCCGGGGCGCACGTACTCGTCCAGCACGCTCCACAGGGTGTCCGCCGCCGCCAGGTCCACGTCGCCGGCCACGGTGACCGTGACGGCCCCGCTGTCCTTGCCGGCCCCGCCGTCCTTGCCGTCCCTGCCGTCACTGCCGTCACTGACGTCCCCGGACACCGCGGCGGCTCCGCCCCGGTCCGGGTCGCTGTCGACCTCGACCGAGAAGCCCTCGACCGCCATGATGCCTCCTGTTTTCCCACCCAGCCCGCGTGATCCCGGATCGCTACCGACGATATCGGGTCGGCTCACGGCTGGGAATCTGGCTCGATGACGTCGCGCCGGACGGCCCACACGCACCTGGAGCCGGGGCCCTCCGCGCCGGCCGGCGCCCGGGCCTTCCTGACCGAGACCTGCCTGCGCTGGCACGCCGAGGACTTCGTCACCGACGCCGCGCTGGTGGTCAGCGAGCTGGTCACGAACGCCGTCCGGCACGCCGGGACCGAGATGCGCCTGGCCCTGGAGCTGCGGGACGGGACGCTGACCATCCGGGTCCACGACCACGGTCCGGGCCTGCCCCGGCTCATCCCGCCGGCCGAGCGCGGTTTCGGCGGCCAGGGCCTGGCCATCGTGGTGCGATTGGCCCAGGCCTGGGGGGTCGCGGTCGAGGACGGCGGCGGAAAGGCCGTATGGTGCCGACTCGGGCCGCGAGCCGCGGTACCGGCTGGGGCGGGCTCACAGGGGTCGCTGTGGAAAGGGGAGCAGGACGTATGGAGCGCGTAAGCGGTGTGGGTGGTGAGGCCGGCGTGGGCGCGGGTGCCGACGGCGGCCGTGCGGGCACGGACGGCCGTGTCCCGGTGACGCTGAGCATCCCCGCCGAACGCGACTACGTGGTGCTGGTCCGCTCGGCGGCCGGGCACCTGGGCGTGCGCGCCGGGTTCTCGATGGCCGAGATGGGCGACTGGCGCCTGGCCGTCGACGAGGCCTGCGGCCTGCTGCTGCTCCCGGATGAGGTGGACGCCATCGGCGAGGAGCTGGACTGCGTCTTCCGCCTGAGTCCGGCCGGGCTGTCGCTGACCGTGTCCGCCGAGGCCAGGCCCGGCTCCAAGCCGCAGGTCGGCGGCTTCGGCTGGTCGCTGCTGGCGGCCCTGGTCGACGACCTGCAGTGGGCCGAGGAGGAGGGCCGCGTCCGGGTCGACATCGTCAAGCGCGCGGCAGGTCACGGCTTGCCAGGACCGGACGGCACGGCCCGGGCGGGGGTGCGGTGAGCACTCGGGGGAGCGGTCCCGGTCCGGCTGCGTCCGGCCGCGGCGGTCCCGGGCACGACGGCGACGCGGTGCGCTCGGCGGCTGAGGCTGGGCAGGCGGGTCAGGCAGGGCAGGCAGGTCAGGCAGGGCAGACGGGTCAGTCGGGGCAGATGGGGCCGGCCGCCGCGCAGGCCGTCCCGGGCTCGGCTCCCGCTCCCGCACCGGCTCCGGCTCCCGCCCCGACCCCGGCGCCCCAGCCGGTGCCGGCCGCACCGGCTGCACCAGCCGCGCCGCGCGCGGTGCGGGCCGACCGCCGGCTGCCCGACCAGGACACCGACATCCCCCTGCCGAGCATCCCCTCCCCGCGGCTCGGCGGCGCGCCGCGGGACCGCGCCGAGCACCGCGCGGAGATCCACCGCCGCTTCGAGCTGCTGGCGGAGTGCGAGCCGGACAGCGCGAGCCACCGGGCCCTGCGCGACGAGCTGATCGCCGAGCACATGAACTACGCGCGCTACGTGGCCTCGCGCTTCAGCGTCCCGGCGGACACCGCCGAGGACCTGGAGCAGGTGGCGTACCTGGCGCTGATCAAGGCGGTCGACAACTTCGACCCCGCGCGCGGCACGGCGTTCCTGGGCTACCTCACCCCGATGGTGGCCGGCGAGATCAAGCGCTACTTCCGCGACTCCACCTGGGACGTCCACGTCCCGCGCCGCATGCAGGAGCTCAGCCTGGCCCTGCACGGCGCCCCGGCCGAGCAGCTGGAGCGCCGCCTGGGC is a window of Catenulispora sp. MAP5-51 DNA encoding:
- a CDS encoding ABATE domain-containing protein, which produces MSEFRTGSGRLSLDFIRTLRWRGTEGAVEELATPEDLVAWIRLLGPFDADIAITAPPPATLRLARQTREAVYALLKAARATSPADCPPEARSLLNKAASAPPPHPLLDEHGALTHTAADPVAALLSTIARDAVDLATSPLLPRVRDCAGPNCGAWFLDTSRPGTRRWCSMDRCGNQAKKSTWRTKHPGAG
- a CDS encoding MFS transporter, which produces MSALVAPVPAPDPDSAPALKPALSRPLTLLLSLACGVAVANIYFPQAISPLIATGLNTSKSSAALVTTCSQFGYAAGIFLLVPLGDRLRHRRLVTTLLLLTAVALVLAGTAATLPVLAVASTLIGLTTVVPQILIPMAAGLAEPERRGEVTGTLLSGLIGGILLARTFSGTLGQWLGWRAPYLLAAAAVLALAMAMAAFLPTTTPSTAERYPKLLAAAVRLMRTEPLLRRSCQYQVLVFAAFSAAWTALALHVTGPEYRLGTPAVGVLALVGAGSMLATPRAGRATDRWGPDAVNLRCLLGVLAAAAVLLLGALGGVLGLAGLAVGMLALDVAMQSGQVANQARIFALRPRERARLNTAYMTCAFLGGSAGSWLGVRAYSSFGWQGVCGIVAVLGGLALALCLARRRG
- a CDS encoding LCP family protein; its protein translation is MPDRTPPPDRNQPPDRNQPRRPRPQPPYDLSPRAPGSRPQDDLRYWSPRPQQPPRATGRPGQPGRPGQPWSGHGERRERPERRQPPSPRRRRLTVAARTLACTASAAILLASAATWAAYHNLTSGLYTSDAINQIRSGEKGYVAPHLDGSVNLLLIGLDSRKDMNGNDLPTDFVEQELHAGSSDIGGYNANVLIFMHIPADGGRVTAFSIARDDYVEEPGGTSAVGDIPDLGMHKIKEAYGRAKQIAVDRLKASGMTDQAQIEKISREVGRESTIRAVQLLTGEHVDHLAEINLLGFYDVAQAVGPIEVCLNHPVDDPIEDGAGTGLKLPAGHSLLDAPTALQFVRQRFHLLRGDFDRNRRQQAFLASVMHKLKSEGVIGDLGKMQALFDVVKKDVVIDDSWDVLDFAARAQNLTDGDADFRELPITGQPVLPGDGSVNTVDPLQIRQIVMTGFGDAKEFADEMAQNAENNGDPGSALGPQSLTEGSAGLGQGRSVLPEQQGGAGLPAGSPQLAGGTPALPPLPAARGAGTGMRPAAIAPTDTHTVVDLYNATARSGLATSVGDWLAASGWPVDKTSGAAAQSHSTIVYGRGAAKAAGQLAAALGLQAVPAPSARTAAGHVLIRLGADYTPPGGPQPPAPSDTAGSGPADPANPDPSGTQDPADSSGIAMDNGITCVN
- a CDS encoding DUF6542 domain-containing protein → MPHSPGTHGTSGTGHRAPARRGRSQPVTAGRVTVLLVLAPAIGMFFGGVVFAVLCAGAASLAALRVRPAGLWWVLPLAPMAIWAMCVGRELFDVSGSGSRQAVAVAHGMIDAFPPMAVTLAATVAVALLRRVARRRSARA
- a CDS encoding ABC transporter ATP-binding protein — protein: MEDALRLESVSKTFGGQVKVAALDQVSLGLPYGTFTAVMGPSGSGKSTLLNCASGLERPDSGRILIGGQDLDTSDETAATRFRRGRIGFVFQAFNLLPTLTVWQNVLLPARIAGTPMTKADRERARALLERIGLGDRLDHRPAELSGGQQQRVAIARAVVNRPALLFADEPTGALDSARAAEVLMLLGESVREFGQTVVMVTHDPVAAAYADRVLFLADGRIVDEMRAPQAAGVAARMAAFRPSGAGQGAGQGVGQGVGQGAGSARRYTGSAA
- a CDS encoding FtsX-like permease family protein; amino-acid sequence: MSLSNLRHRRAAYLASFLNLFLGGAILTGFASLYETGSTPGLAKADRSALQTMALVIGGWGALIIAFGTAATLSLAVQQREKEIALLKAAGALPRQIRRMIMTETAVLLAAAAIPAVPAGMAVGHTVLATLKSTHQVSDGVGLKFGATTLAIGLGDIALAALVAAIVAGRRAANQSTATALVSAATEDTGMSRKRKIAGIVFIALGLDAGVMSATLMKNQGYATMSTAGQACILTGIGLALLAPALIRAAVAVLGPLMRRGGGYLAEAELRRHSRQAAGVLMPVILFVALANGALYQQFIQDDANRAQHIAMSADDKGVQTLSFLVVGMIALFAAVVVANIAVATTLHRRREFGQRRLIGDTPGEVRRSLGWETCAILIAGLVFGTLAALAGVIPFSYAKTGHLMPQQSLWVFFAVAVSVTVLTLAASLGAARRVLNVPALAAMGG
- a CDS encoding sensor histidine kinase; the protein is MTGMVGLSRVAGGGAGAWRQRAWPTAVAAGRGLVLAPVSLLAGIPLLVAAALTLGLMPIGGGVLVPPVMRAVRGLANWERRIAARWSGVEIQAPYLPRAGRGRLRWLLGDPATWRDLLWMITNIPVGMALGLLPLTLVGYCVVGLISIPGLALSDDLFWWFGLGFGLPALVLAPFAGPALIRAQALWARRLLAPTDVGERISTLTVTRERVSDDAEAEMRRIERDLHDGAQARMAAVGLSLGMAEDLIRENPDEAIALLAEAREHSGAALAELRSLVRGILPPVLAERGLGDALRALAYASPIPVEVRCELYPTERLPAPRESALYFGIAEALANVLKHSGAPRARIDVFRREDRVVAEVWDEGSGGADVDGGLGLAGVRRRLAAFDGGLAVDSPVGGPTTVRLEVPCE
- a CDS encoding response regulator produces the protein MRVVLAEDQALLRDGLVRLLSAHGFEVVAAVETGPDLVDALVAERPDVAVADIRLPPTYRNEGLAAALEARRRLPGLPVLILSQHVEPLYARELLSDSAGAIGYLLKDRVSNVRSFLDAVRTVAGGGTTMDPEVVAKMLARRSRDERLGALTPREREVLAAMAEGHANAGIAARLVITEKAVSNHINTIFAKLGLLPDLDGNRRVLAVLAFLDAA
- a CDS encoding STAS domain-containing protein; translated protein: MAVEGFSVEVDSDPDRGGAAAVSGDVSDGSDGRDGKDGGAGKDSGAVTVTVAGDVDLAAADTLWSVLDEYVRPGAHVVVDCSRVAFLDSMGLRTLIRAQHKAGASDARLTLAAPSEAVLRVLQLAGVADLFVLDISGSGSGR